From the genome of Streptomyces sp. V1I1, one region includes:
- a CDS encoding NAD(P)H-quinone oxidoreductase — MYAITIPEPGGSEALVWAEVPDPVPGEGEVLVEVVASAVNRADLLQRQGFYDPPPGASPYPGLECSGRIAALGQGVSGWAVGDEVCALLAGGGYAEKVAVPAGQLLPVPEGMDLVTAAALPEVTATVWSNVFMIAHLRPGETLLVHGGASGIGTMAIQLAKAVGARVAVTAGGPEKLARCAELGADILIDYREQDFVEELRKATEGAGADVILDIVGAKYLDRNVQALAVNGRLAVIGLQGGVKGELNLAALLGKRAAVTATSLRARPLGEKAAIVAAVREHVWPLIAGGRVRAVVDRKLGMADAGEGHRVLEAGANVGKVLLVAPAGG, encoded by the coding sequence ATGTATGCGATCACGATTCCCGAACCTGGCGGCTCCGAGGCGCTTGTGTGGGCCGAGGTGCCCGATCCCGTACCCGGCGAGGGGGAGGTCCTCGTCGAGGTCGTGGCGAGCGCCGTCAACCGCGCCGATCTGCTGCAGCGGCAGGGTTTCTACGACCCGCCGCCCGGGGCGTCGCCGTACCCCGGCCTTGAATGCTCGGGGCGCATCGCCGCCCTGGGGCAGGGTGTCTCCGGGTGGGCCGTGGGCGACGAGGTGTGCGCGCTGCTGGCGGGCGGCGGTTACGCGGAGAAGGTCGCCGTTCCGGCGGGGCAGCTGCTGCCGGTGCCGGAGGGGATGGACCTGGTCACGGCGGCGGCGCTGCCGGAGGTGACCGCGACGGTGTGGTCGAACGTGTTCATGATCGCGCACCTCCGGCCGGGTGAAACGTTGCTGGTGCACGGGGGCGCGAGCGGGATCGGCACGATGGCGATCCAGCTCGCCAAGGCGGTGGGTGCGCGGGTGGCCGTGACGGCGGGCGGGCCCGAGAAGCTGGCGCGGTGCGCGGAGCTGGGCGCGGACATCCTGATCGACTACCGCGAGCAGGACTTCGTGGAGGAGCTGCGGAAGGCGACGGAGGGGGCGGGGGCGGACGTCATCCTCGACATCGTCGGCGCGAAGTATCTGGACCGGAATGTGCAGGCGCTGGCGGTCAACGGCCGGCTGGCCGTGATCGGGCTGCAGGGTGGCGTCAAGGGTGAGCTGAACCTGGCGGCGCTGCTGGGGAAGCGGGCGGCGGTGACGGCGACGTCGCTGCGGGCGCGGCCGCTGGGCGAGAAGGCGGCGATCGTGGCGGCGGTGCGGGAGCATGTGTGGCCGCTGATCGCGGGGGGCCGGGTGCGGGCGGTCGTGGACCGGAAGCTGGGGATGGCGGATGCGGGGGAGGGGCATCGGGTGCTGGAGGCCGGGGCGAACGTCGGCAAGGTGCTGCTGGTGGCGCCTGCGGGGGGCTGA
- a CDS encoding replication initiator produces MRRHYHDPPPPWATTDALTTAVRTAARAVTVHTPYSPATGEHALRWGAQFDARPLRAFDDGDGLADDAVAAYVAKYVTKGAADTATGTDYRLTSADDIETSPVSSHLRSLTHACWRLGGLPEFAPPAAPGLGPHPRIPRPHPHQIPRLIHDVRRASCRPSGAPEAGRNARHSRQCHHCQLALHRFRAHRRRCPHRCGDR; encoded by the coding sequence TTGCGCCGTCACTACCACGACCCCCCACCACCCTGGGCAACCACCGACGCGCTCACCACCGCCGTACGCACAGCCGCACGCGCCGTCACCGTCCACACCCCCTACAGCCCGGCCACCGGCGAACATGCCCTGCGATGGGGTGCCCAGTTCGACGCCCGGCCGCTGCGAGCGTTCGACGACGGCGACGGGCTCGCCGATGACGCGGTCGCCGCCTACGTGGCCAAGTACGTCACCAAAGGAGCGGCCGACACAGCCACCGGCACCGACTACCGACTGACCTCCGCCGACGACATCGAGACCTCTCCGGTCTCCTCACACCTGCGATCCCTCACGCACGCCTGCTGGCGCCTCGGCGGGCTGCCGGAATTCGCGCCCCCTGCGGCTCCGGGCCTGGGCCCACACCCTCGGATACCGAGGCCACATCCTCACCAAATCCCGCGCCTAATCCACGACGTACGGCGTGCTTCGTGCCGACCGAGCGGAGCACCAGAGGCAGGGCGGAACGCTCGACATTCTCGGCAGTGCCACCACTGCCAACTGGCGCTACATCGGTTCCGGGCACACCGCAGGCGCTGCCCGCATCGCTGCGGGGATCGCTGA
- a CDS encoding DUF6233 domain-containing protein has product MAERPPSRLELLRFLERVQLQQHQQTKRWLEQEEDRALRAAHVPPPLPEWKIEMSRGGRHAIAVHTGDCTHGGAPRANPISREQALAAVAAHVEPCTICRPDRDLGTL; this is encoded by the coding sequence ATGGCCGAGCGCCCACCATCGCGGCTGGAACTTCTGCGCTTCCTGGAGCGGGTCCAGCTTCAACAGCACCAGCAGACAAAACGCTGGCTGGAGCAAGAGGAGGACCGAGCCCTGCGTGCTGCCCACGTTCCGCCACCACTGCCGGAGTGGAAGATCGAGATGAGCCGCGGCGGGCGACACGCCATCGCCGTCCATACCGGGGACTGCACGCACGGCGGCGCACCGCGGGCCAATCCGATCAGCCGCGAGCAGGCACTCGCCGCAGTCGCCGCGCACGTCGAACCCTGCACGATCTGCCGCCCCGACCGAGACCTCGGAACGTTGTGA
- a CDS encoding NUDIX domain-containing protein, producing MARTEYFDDPNAPKPNSLVVAASADVTDETGRILLQRRRDNELWALPGGGIDMSDSLPGTAVREVKEETGLDVEITGLVGTYTDPRHVIAYTDGEVRRQSNVCFTARVVGGRLAISDESTELRFVSPEELEALPMHHTQRLRIQHFLEHRERPYLG from the coding sequence ATGGCACGGACCGAGTACTTCGACGACCCCAATGCCCCCAAGCCGAACAGTTTGGTTGTCGCAGCGTCCGCAGACGTGACCGACGAGACGGGGCGCATCCTTCTCCAACGACGCCGTGACAACGAACTCTGGGCACTGCCCGGCGGCGGCATAGACATGAGCGATTCGCTGCCCGGCACGGCTGTACGGGAGGTCAAAGAAGAGACGGGCCTCGATGTGGAGATCACGGGTCTTGTCGGCACGTACACGGACCCCCGCCACGTGATCGCCTACACGGACGGCGAGGTGCGCCGTCAGTCCAACGTCTGCTTCACGGCACGCGTGGTTGGCGGTCGACTCGCCATCTCTGACGAGTCCACGGAACTACGGTTCGTGTCGCCGGAGGAGCTCGAAGCGCTGCCCATGCACCACACACAGCGGCTGCGGATCCAGCACTTTCTGGAGCACCGAGAGCGGCCGTACCTCGGCTAG